In the genome of Sorangium aterium, one region contains:
- a CDS encoding GAF domain-containing sensor histidine kinase, with protein MTRAEATDVHRCSRFLLRRQRFAGRMVVQKTVRGRHPAPGAAALLLREHAFLRRLDVPGVVRPLALDGPEGTPALLLEDAGPEDLERRLARGPLALDAFFDIAIALAETCARIHGSGVVHRAIAPSRVVLGEDGQVTLVHFSDAAELTSMPRAVELEKLDALPFLSPEQLGRTCWFIDARSDLYALGATFYAMLTGAPPFKDLDPLALVHAHMARSPVPAHVVSPGVPASLSELVQRLLAKMPDLRYQSAECLAQDLHEARRRWRATGTIAPFELGRMDLARRLPLPERLIDRERELAVLGGALARASNGGTELVLVTGEAGVGKTALVEALQAAVAERGGRFIAGKFDLRAANVPYASLAEALRALAAALRAEPEDSRAQLREAVSERSRALGELCPELTELLGDAPALPAADPMRAENCFLLAIQDFVRAVATQRPPLAIFLDDLQWTDAASLRVLRALAADPRSKHVLLLGAYRSREVGAAHPLHQTIEEIRGAQVPPMTHLSLGPLGVEPVVALLAEALRCEPERARPLAELFLAKTAGNPFFIRQLLRSLQEKGLLLFDAIRSTWTWDLGRIERVGVTDNVVQLMSESVRRLPQAAQELLQVAACIGRRAELRLIAAVLGRSVDETTGALVQPLREGLVVPDGTCEREAGLAIRFVHDRVQQTAYELGPEQLRMQLHLQIGRFLEATCTNGTDAALFDAADQLNLGAALLDAEQRDHLAQLNLRAGVKARRAAAFGPALAYFRSGLRLLPEGAFRSRYELWFSLHRDAAECAALTDQHAAARALVEEGLRHAASIPEKVDLEALRIMSATITGEHDLALSWGRDALRAHFGAELSAADLDAEIAAQRRAIAGQLAERSPESLVDLPRVTSPEERARMRLLAEMVAPAWFADRKQLVLLTSLGVRFALEHGNASESILSYAGHAMLLAAEGELSSAQGFGQLAVELARRFEDRAQETIARYMVNEFVHPWIAPLASGGAAFREIVALGLSSGELRFSSYARTGLVEHSFAAGVELDLVLVDLNDGFAFSQQTGNKSTLFYQVSYRQMIRCLKGLTRGRNVPEDAEFDERAFLEAMQREPPAKCVYHILRLQASYLFRDLAQATAHADAAVTSIHFLGGYIPECQYALYAALTLLWRCDEADERERAALLARATDLQRVLRGWESGCAENFLPRRLLVDAEIARVERRFELAGARYDEAIEAATRGGFLHIAALGNELAGRFYHGLGRARIAAMYLRAAHQGFACWGASEKARALAEEFGLGGSGDEPELAEERLPAVALDALSLLKAAETLSGEIVLDRLLEKLLGVCLEAAGAQCGALVLEEEGELFVRAQGSVAAPVSIERTPLSRSCEVPRQIVEHAHGAGEIVVLDDADSQPERERDPHFAEGGSRSVLVLPIQRNEARLGVVYLENNLTTYAFTRARVHVLELLSDQIAIALENARLYREAQHAVRVRDEFLSVASHELRTPVTSLRLGLQALLRRGDHASDERVARALQRMDRQVHRLVRLIDDVLDVSQLHTGRLELHVEQVDLAEVVDDVVERLTERIAQSGSPVSVRAEPSVVGSWDRSRLEQVVSNLLDNALKFGGGKPIDVSVARKDGTAELVVQDQGIGIPTGRLPHVFDRFERAVSSRHFGGLGLGLHVVKSIVEALGGAVRVVSRPDEGARFTVELPCERPAASHAASARLGGLHA; from the coding sequence ATGACTCGGGCGGAAGCGACTGACGTCCACCGCTGCAGCCGATTTCTGCTCCGCAGACAGAGGTTTGCCGGGAGGATGGTGGTTCAGAAAACCGTTCGGGGGCGTCATCCAGCCCCGGGCGCGGCGGCCCTCCTTCTGCGCGAGCACGCCTTCCTGCGCCGGCTCGACGTGCCGGGGGTCGTGCGGCCGCTGGCGCTGGACGGCCCGGAGGGCACGCCGGCGCTGCTCCTCGAGGACGCAGGTCCCGAGGACCTCGAGCGCCGGCTCGCGCGAGGGCCGCTCGCGCTGGACGCGTTCTTCGATATCGCCATCGCGCTCGCCGAGACGTGCGCGCGCATTCACGGGAGCGGCGTCGTCCATCGCGCGATCGCCCCGAGCCGCGTCGTCCTCGGCGAGGACGGGCAGGTCACCCTGGTCCACTTCTCGGACGCGGCCGAGCTGACGAGCATGCCCCGAGCCGTGGAGCTCGAGAAGCTCGACGCGCTCCCCTTTCTGTCCCCCGAGCAGCTCGGGCGCACCTGCTGGTTCATCGACGCGCGATCGGACCTGTACGCGCTGGGAGCGACCTTCTACGCCATGCTCACCGGCGCGCCGCCCTTCAAGGACCTCGATCCGCTCGCGCTCGTGCACGCCCACATGGCGAGGAGCCCCGTGCCCGCGCACGTCGTGAGCCCCGGTGTCCCGGCGTCCCTCTCGGAGCTCGTACAGCGGCTCCTCGCGAAGATGCCGGACCTGCGATACCAGAGCGCCGAGTGCCTCGCCCAGGACCTCCACGAGGCGCGGAGGCGATGGCGCGCCACGGGCACCATCGCGCCGTTCGAGCTCGGCCGCATGGACCTCGCGCGGCGCCTCCCGCTGCCCGAGCGCCTGATCGACCGCGAGCGTGAGCTCGCCGTGCTGGGCGGCGCGCTCGCCCGCGCGTCGAACGGCGGGACGGAGCTCGTCTTGGTGACCGGGGAGGCAGGCGTCGGGAAGACCGCCCTCGTCGAGGCGCTGCAGGCCGCCGTCGCCGAGCGGGGCGGGCGGTTCATCGCGGGCAAGTTCGACCTGCGCGCCGCGAACGTGCCCTATGCGTCCCTGGCAGAGGCGCTCCGCGCCCTCGCTGCCGCGCTCCGCGCCGAGCCGGAGGACAGCCGCGCGCAGCTCAGGGAGGCGGTCAGCGAGCGGAGCCGCGCCCTCGGCGAGCTCTGCCCGGAGCTCACCGAGCTCCTCGGGGACGCGCCCGCGCTGCCGGCCGCGGATCCGATGCGCGCGGAGAACTGCTTCCTGCTCGCGATCCAGGACTTCGTGCGCGCTGTGGCCACCCAGCGGCCGCCGCTCGCGATCTTCCTCGACGACCTGCAGTGGACGGACGCCGCGTCGCTCCGCGTCCTCCGCGCCCTCGCCGCGGATCCGCGCAGCAAGCACGTGCTCCTGCTCGGCGCGTACCGGTCGAGGGAAGTCGGCGCCGCGCACCCGCTCCACCAGACCATCGAGGAGATCCGCGGCGCGCAGGTCCCTCCGATGACGCACCTCTCGCTCGGCCCGCTCGGCGTCGAGCCGGTCGTCGCGCTGCTCGCAGAGGCGCTCCGCTGCGAGCCGGAGCGGGCGCGCCCTCTCGCAGAGCTCTTCCTCGCCAAGACGGCGGGCAATCCGTTCTTCATCCGCCAGCTCCTCCGGTCCCTCCAGGAGAAAGGCCTGCTCCTCTTCGACGCGATCCGCTCGACATGGACGTGGGATCTCGGCCGGATCGAGCGGGTCGGGGTCACCGACAACGTGGTCCAGCTGATGTCGGAGTCCGTCCGCAGGCTGCCCCAGGCGGCGCAGGAGCTGCTGCAGGTCGCCGCGTGCATCGGCAGGCGCGCGGAGCTCAGGCTCATCGCGGCGGTGCTCGGCCGATCCGTCGACGAGACGACTGGGGCGCTCGTCCAGCCGCTCCGCGAGGGGCTCGTCGTGCCCGACGGCACGTGCGAGCGCGAGGCGGGGCTCGCGATCCGGTTCGTCCACGACCGGGTCCAGCAGACGGCCTACGAGCTCGGGCCGGAGCAGCTGCGGATGCAGCTGCACCTGCAGATCGGCCGCTTCCTCGAGGCCACCTGCACCAACGGGACGGACGCGGCGCTGTTCGACGCCGCGGACCAGCTGAACCTCGGCGCCGCGCTGCTCGACGCGGAGCAGCGGGACCACCTCGCGCAGCTCAACCTCCGCGCCGGCGTGAAGGCGCGCCGCGCCGCCGCCTTCGGCCCGGCGCTCGCGTATTTCCGCAGCGGCCTCCGCCTGCTGCCGGAGGGCGCCTTCCGCTCGCGCTACGAGCTCTGGTTCTCCCTCCACCGCGACGCGGCGGAGTGCGCCGCGCTGACCGATCAGCACGCGGCGGCCCGCGCGCTCGTGGAGGAGGGGCTCCGCCACGCGGCGTCGATCCCGGAGAAGGTCGACCTGGAGGCGCTCCGGATCATGAGCGCGACGATCACCGGCGAGCACGATCTGGCGCTCAGCTGGGGGCGCGACGCGCTGCGCGCGCACTTCGGGGCCGAGCTGTCGGCGGCGGATCTCGACGCGGAGATCGCGGCCCAGCGGCGGGCCATCGCCGGCCAGCTGGCGGAGCGCTCGCCCGAGTCGCTCGTCGATCTCCCCCGCGTGACGAGCCCGGAAGAGCGGGCCCGCATGAGGCTCCTCGCCGAGATGGTGGCCCCCGCCTGGTTCGCGGATCGGAAGCAGCTCGTGCTCCTCACCTCCCTCGGCGTCCGCTTCGCGCTGGAGCACGGCAACGCGAGCGAGTCGATCCTCTCCTACGCAGGGCACGCGATGCTGCTGGCGGCGGAGGGCGAGCTCTCGAGCGCCCAGGGCTTCGGCCAGCTCGCCGTGGAGCTCGCGCGGAGGTTCGAGGATCGCGCCCAGGAGACGATCGCCCGGTACATGGTCAACGAGTTCGTTCACCCGTGGATCGCGCCGCTCGCGTCGGGCGGGGCGGCGTTCCGCGAGATCGTCGCCCTGGGCCTGTCGTCCGGCGAGCTCCGCTTCTCGTCTTACGCGCGCACGGGGCTCGTGGAGCACTCGTTCGCCGCAGGGGTGGAGCTCGATCTCGTGCTCGTCGACCTGAACGACGGGTTCGCGTTCAGCCAGCAGACCGGCAACAAGTCGACGCTCTTCTACCAGGTCTCCTACCGGCAGATGATCCGGTGCCTCAAGGGGCTGACGAGGGGCCGGAACGTGCCCGAAGACGCCGAGTTCGACGAGCGGGCCTTCCTCGAAGCGATGCAGCGGGAGCCGCCGGCGAAGTGCGTGTATCACATCCTGCGGCTCCAGGCCTCGTACCTGTTCCGGGACCTGGCCCAGGCCACCGCGCACGCCGACGCGGCGGTCACGTCCATCCACTTCCTCGGCGGCTACATCCCGGAGTGCCAGTACGCGCTGTACGCCGCGCTCACGCTGCTGTGGCGGTGCGATGAGGCCGACGAGCGGGAGAGGGCCGCGCTGCTCGCGCGCGCGACGGACCTGCAGCGCGTCCTGCGAGGGTGGGAGTCGGGCTGCGCGGAGAACTTCCTCCCGCGCCGCCTCCTCGTCGACGCGGAGATCGCCCGCGTCGAGCGCAGGTTCGAGCTCGCCGGCGCGCGGTACGACGAGGCGATCGAGGCGGCGACGCGCGGGGGGTTCCTCCACATCGCGGCGCTCGGCAACGAGCTGGCTGGGCGCTTCTACCACGGGCTCGGGCGGGCCCGGATCGCGGCCATGTACCTGCGCGCCGCGCACCAGGGGTTCGCCTGCTGGGGGGCGTCGGAGAAGGCCCGCGCGCTCGCGGAGGAGTTCGGGCTCGGCGGGTCCGGCGACGAGCCCGAGCTCGCGGAGGAGCGGCTCCCGGCGGTCGCCCTCGACGCGCTCAGCCTGCTCAAGGCCGCGGAGACCCTCTCGGGCGAGATCGTGCTCGATCGGCTGCTCGAGAAGCTCCTGGGCGTCTGCCTGGAGGCCGCCGGCGCGCAGTGCGGGGCGCTCGTGCTCGAGGAAGAGGGGGAGCTCTTCGTGCGGGCCCAGGGATCCGTCGCCGCTCCGGTCTCCATCGAGCGCACGCCGCTCTCCCGGTCATGCGAGGTCCCCCGGCAGATCGTCGAGCACGCGCACGGCGCGGGCGAGATCGTCGTGCTCGACGACGCGGACAGCCAGCCGGAGCGCGAGCGCGATCCTCACTTCGCCGAGGGCGGCTCGCGGTCGGTCCTGGTCCTGCCCATCCAGCGGAACGAGGCGCGGCTCGGGGTGGTCTACCTCGAGAACAACCTCACCACGTACGCCTTCACGCGCGCTCGCGTCCACGTGCTGGAGCTGCTCTCCGACCAGATCGCGATCGCCCTCGAGAACGCCCGCCTCTACCGCGAGGCGCAGCACGCGGTGCGCGTCCGCGACGAGTTCCTCAGCGTCGCGTCGCACGAGCTCAGGACGCCCGTCACCTCCCTGCGCCTCGGCCTCCAGGCGTTGCTCCGCCGGGGAGACCACGCGTCCGACGAGCGCGTCGCGCGCGCCCTGCAAAGGATGGATCGGCAGGTGCACCGGCTCGTCCGGCTCATCGACGACGTGCTGGACGTGTCGCAGCTCCACACCGGCCGGCTGGAGCTGCACGTCGAGCAGGTCGATCTCGCGGAGGTCGTGGACGACGTCGTGGAGCGGCTCACCGAGCGCATCGCGCAGTCCGGCTCGCCCGTGAGCGTGCGCGCCGAGCCGTCCGTCGTGGGGTCGTGGGACAGGAGCAGGCTGGAGCAGGTGGTCTCGAACCTGCTCGACAACGCCCTCAAGTTCGGCGGCGGCAAGCCGATCGACGTCTCGGTCGCGCGGAAGGACGGCACGGCGGAGCTCGTTGTGCAGGATCAGGGCATCGGGATCCCGACGGGGCGGCTCCCGCATGTGTTCGACAGGTTCGAGCGCGCGGTGTCGAGCCGCCATTTCGGCGGGCTCGGGCTCGGGCTCCACGTCGTGAAGAGCATCGTCGAGGCGCTCGGCGGCGCGGTGCGCGTGGTCAGCCGGCCGGACGAGGGGGCGCGGTTCACGGTGGAGCTGCCCTGCGAGCGGCCGGCGGCGAGCCACGCGGCGTCGGCGAGGCTCGGCGGCCTGCACGCCTGA
- a CDS encoding serine/threonine-protein kinase, with the protein MNAPVVAGDVIAEKYRVDRILGSGELGTVAFASHLVLPQRVAIELLLADGSPERVERSLREARAAVALKGDHVARVLDVGQLASGVPYIVTEHLDGQDLSELLRGRGRIELSEAIDWVLQACVAVAEAHAAGIVHRDLEPARLFLATTPGGATLLKVLGFGASRELPCASDGGAPAPTGEELGAPLYMSPERMRSSVAVDARADVWSLGAILYRLLTGRPPFEASSLADLAPRVASAAPVLPSALRSDIPPGVDRVLLCCLEKDPARRPASVAELAIALAPHASAEGQDHVERAARLLGATLPSRPRASLPTIGLGLSARPRPPESAGPSSEAAPETLRHGAQDTGRHRARIALIAAVASLLAILGVAATQLR; encoded by the coding sequence ATGAACGCACCTGTCGTCGCAGGGGACGTGATCGCCGAGAAGTACCGGGTCGACCGGATCTTGGGCAGCGGCGAGCTGGGGACGGTGGCCTTCGCGAGCCACCTCGTGCTTCCTCAGCGGGTCGCGATCGAGCTCCTGCTCGCCGACGGCAGCCCGGAGCGCGTGGAGCGCTCGCTCCGGGAGGCGCGCGCGGCGGTGGCGCTCAAGGGGGATCACGTCGCGCGGGTGCTCGACGTCGGTCAGCTCGCCTCGGGTGTCCCGTACATCGTCACGGAGCACCTCGACGGACAGGACCTCTCCGAGCTGCTGCGCGGCCGCGGCCGGATCGAGCTCTCGGAGGCCATCGATTGGGTGCTGCAGGCCTGCGTGGCGGTGGCCGAGGCGCACGCCGCGGGGATCGTGCACCGCGACCTCGAGCCGGCGCGCCTGTTCCTCGCGACGACCCCCGGCGGCGCGACGCTCCTCAAGGTGCTCGGCTTCGGCGCGTCCAGGGAGCTGCCCTGCGCGAGCGACGGCGGCGCGCCGGCGCCGACGGGGGAGGAGCTCGGCGCGCCGCTCTACATGTCGCCGGAGCGGATGCGGTCGTCGGTCGCCGTCGACGCGCGCGCCGACGTCTGGTCGCTCGGCGCGATCCTGTACCGGCTCCTGACCGGGCGGCCGCCGTTCGAGGCGAGCTCGCTCGCCGATCTCGCGCCGCGCGTCGCGAGCGCGGCGCCGGTGCTCCCGAGCGCGCTGCGGTCCGACATTCCCCCCGGCGTCGACCGCGTGCTCCTCTGCTGCCTCGAGAAGGACCCAGCGCGGCGGCCCGCGAGCGTGGCCGAGCTGGCGATCGCGCTCGCCCCTCATGCGTCGGCGGAGGGCCAGGATCACGTGGAGCGGGCCGCGCGGCTCCTCGGCGCGACGCTCCCGTCGCGCCCCCGCGCCTCGCTCCCGACGATCGGGCTCGGGCTCAGCGCGAGGCCGCGCCCGCCCGAGAGCGCTGGACCGAGCTCGGAGGCGGCCCCGGAGACCTTGCGGCACGGCGCGCAGGACACGGGGCGCCACAGGGCGCGCATCGCGCTGATCGCCGCCGTCGCGTCGCTGCTCGCGATCCTCGGCGTGGCCGCGACGCAGCTCAGGTGA